From the Pectobacterium carotovorum genome, one window contains:
- a CDS encoding transketolase — MNPYSLSVEALTHKARAIRRRIIHLNANSPAGGHTGADLSQVEILTALYFRILNCAPDRLQDPQRDIYIQSKGHAVGGYYCCLAEAGYFPESWLATYQHPDSHLPGHPVKHKTPGIELNTGALGHGLPVAVGIALAAKRDNSPRRVFVLTGDGELAEGSNWEAALAAAHYQLDNLIIINDKNKLQLAGPTRSIMNTDPLAEKWQAFGLQVTECAGNDMHSVVETLENLPRNGKPNVVIANTEKGAGVSFIQGRAEWHHRVPKGEEIALALEELKDE; from the coding sequence ATGAATCCGTACTCCTTGTCGGTGGAGGCGCTGACGCACAAAGCCCGCGCCATTCGTCGCCGCATTATTCATCTGAATGCCAATAGCCCGGCTGGCGGGCATACGGGGGCCGACCTGTCACAGGTCGAGATTCTGACGGCGCTGTATTTTCGCATTTTGAACTGTGCGCCGGATCGCCTTCAGGATCCGCAGCGGGATATTTACATCCAGTCAAAAGGTCATGCGGTCGGCGGCTATTACTGCTGTCTGGCGGAAGCAGGCTATTTCCCAGAATCGTGGCTGGCGACCTATCAGCACCCTGATTCGCATTTGCCGGGGCATCCAGTCAAGCACAAGACGCCGGGGATTGAACTGAACACCGGTGCGCTCGGGCACGGGTTGCCAGTTGCTGTCGGCATTGCACTGGCGGCGAAGCGCGATAACAGCCCGCGTCGGGTGTTCGTTCTGACGGGCGATGGTGAACTGGCGGAAGGCAGCAATTGGGAAGCGGCGCTAGCGGCGGCGCATTACCAACTGGATAACCTGATCATCATCAACGACAAGAACAAGCTGCAACTGGCCGGGCCGACGCGTTCCATCATGAACACCGATCCGCTGGCGGAGAAGTGGCAGGCCTTTGGCTTACAGGTCACGGAGTGTGCGGGGAATGACATGCACTCGGTAGTGGAAACGCTGGAGAACCTACCGCGCAACGGCAAGCCGAATGTGGTGATTGCAAATACGGAAAAAGGCGCAGGCGTGTCGTTTATTCAGGGGCGGGCTGAGTGGCACCACCGGGTGCCGAAAGGCGAGGAAATTGCACTGGCGTTGGAGGAATTAAAAGATGAGTAA
- a CDS encoding sugar ABC transporter ATP-binding protein, with translation MEKPDASLQSNAVNRPDIVMATRGITMLFPGTKALDNVDYNVYRGKVNVIIGENGAGKSTLMKILAGVQQPTSGQILLNGEAVRIADTRDAAAKGIGMVHQELNLSENLSVAENIFLGRELQKGVAPIDYLAQERIAAELMARLDQDISPRTEVASLKVGQQQLVEIAKALADQADILILDEPTSALSKTEVEILFRVIRELTRQNVSIIYISHRLEELMAIGDYITILRDGCFQAEAAVSDIDVPWIVREMLGGDPVTSFLHPGRTFGSPVLEAEHLTCLNDAGHQVVNDVSLMVREGEIVGIYGLMGAGRTELFECLLGIQNDYLGKIYLDSKPVNPRLSTAQRIRMGMSLVPEDRKKTGIFPLSSVASNLTIASLWRRLKYGMAIFQQQEQEVVASTIGQLAIKVSSPEVEIQALSGGNQQKVVIGRSLLTSPKVLLLDEPTRGIDVGAKADVFEMMVGLSEQGIGVLFSTSDLKEIMAVSDRILVMSNGKLTANIVRQSASESALVSASAQGF, from the coding sequence ATGGAAAAACCAGACGCTTCTCTGCAATCAAATGCAGTGAACCGACCCGATATCGTCATGGCGACCCGTGGCATTACCATGCTGTTTCCCGGTACCAAGGCGCTGGATAACGTCGATTACAACGTTTATCGCGGCAAGGTTAACGTGATTATCGGGGAAAACGGCGCGGGTAAATCGACGCTGATGAAGATTCTGGCCGGTGTGCAGCAGCCGACGTCCGGCCAGATTCTGCTGAATGGCGAAGCGGTGCGCATCGCGGATACGCGTGATGCGGCGGCAAAAGGCATCGGCATGGTGCATCAGGAACTTAACTTATCCGAGAACCTGAGCGTGGCGGAGAACATCTTCCTGGGGCGGGAGCTGCAAAAGGGCGTTGCGCCTATCGACTATCTGGCGCAGGAGCGGATTGCAGCGGAGCTGATGGCGCGTCTCGATCAGGATATTTCACCACGTACCGAGGTTGCCAGCCTGAAAGTCGGCCAGCAGCAACTGGTGGAAATCGCCAAGGCGCTGGCTGATCAGGCCGACATTCTTATTCTGGACGAACCCACCTCTGCGCTGAGCAAAACTGAGGTAGAGATTCTGTTTCGCGTGATCCGCGAACTGACCCGCCAGAATGTTTCCATTATCTATATTTCACACCGGCTGGAAGAGCTGATGGCGATTGGTGACTACATCACCATCCTGCGCGACGGGTGTTTTCAGGCGGAAGCGGCCGTCAGCGACATCGACGTACCGTGGATCGTGCGGGAAATGCTCGGCGGTGACCCTGTCACTAGCTTCCTACATCCGGGCAGAACGTTTGGCTCGCCCGTGTTGGAAGCGGAACACCTTACCTGCCTCAATGATGCCGGGCATCAGGTGGTTAATGATGTGTCGCTGATGGTGCGTGAAGGGGAAATCGTTGGCATTTATGGGCTGATGGGGGCGGGTCGCACGGAACTCTTCGAGTGTCTGCTGGGTATTCAGAATGATTATCTGGGCAAGATTTATCTCGATAGCAAACCGGTGAACCCGCGGCTTTCTACCGCGCAGCGCATTCGTATGGGCATGAGTCTGGTGCCGGAAGATCGCAAGAAAACCGGTATCTTTCCGCTGTCGTCGGTAGCCTCCAATCTCACCATCGCCAGCCTGTGGCGGCGGCTGAAATACGGCATGGCGATCTTCCAGCAGCAGGAGCAGGAGGTGGTTGCCAGCACGATTGGGCAACTGGCGATCAAAGTCTCTTCGCCCGAGGTAGAAATTCAGGCGCTCAGCGGCGGCAACCAGCAAAAAGTGGTGATTGGCCGCTCGTTACTGACCAGCCCCAAGGTACTGCTGCTGGACGAACCGACGCGGGGCATCGATGTAGGTGCCAAAGCCGACGTATTTGAAATGATGGTCGGGCTGTCTGAACAGGGCATCGGTGTGCTGTTTTCCACCTCGGATCTGAAAGAAATTATGGCGGTATCGGACCGTATTTTGGTGATGTCGAATGGCAAGCTGACGGCGAATATTGTGCGTCAGTCGGCCAGCGAGTCGGCATTGGTTTCGGCAAGTGCACAAGGGTTCTGA
- a CDS encoding ABC transporter permease: MKTTHLPAASGALSPGKFVRSRESILLLILRLRTFIALFLILGFFAFTVPGFLATGSLIIMVKHIAINAFLALGITFVIITAGIDLSIGATLGLCGMVAGYMITQGIVLPMFGVAIFPSVWVIVPVVLLIGALIGAINGWIITRYNVAPFICTLGTMYIVRGASMLISGGETFPGLGGNPQLGNTGFELIGSATILGLPLAIWLMLVLAVVIAYVARRLPFGRHVYAIGDNERAAELSGVKVRQVKVWVYTISGFCAAIAGIVVSSQLVASHPATGTAFEMNAIAAVVLGGTSLAGGRGTILGTLIGAFVIGILADGLVMMGVSEFWQMVIKGIVIIVAVIIDQMQNRMQHKAAIVSQKAAAEGT, encoded by the coding sequence ATGAAAACGACTCACCTTCCGGCGGCGTCAGGCGCGCTCTCACCGGGTAAGTTTGTACGCTCACGAGAGAGCATCCTGCTGTTGATTCTCAGGCTGCGCACGTTTATCGCGCTGTTCCTGATTCTCGGGTTCTTTGCCTTCACGGTACCCGGATTTTTGGCCACGGGCAGTCTGATCATTATGGTGAAGCACATTGCCATCAATGCGTTTCTGGCACTGGGGATCACGTTTGTCATCATTACCGCTGGGATTGACCTGTCAATCGGTGCCACGTTAGGGCTGTGTGGCATGGTGGCGGGCTACATGATTACCCAGGGAATTGTGCTACCGATGTTCGGCGTCGCGATTTTCCCCAGCGTGTGGGTCATTGTCCCCGTTGTGCTGCTGATAGGTGCGCTCATCGGTGCCATTAACGGTTGGATCATCACGCGGTATAACGTTGCGCCCTTTATCTGCACGCTCGGAACGATGTACATCGTGCGTGGGGCATCGATGCTGATTTCCGGTGGAGAGACGTTCCCCGGCTTGGGTGGTAACCCGCAGTTGGGCAACACGGGTTTTGAGCTGATTGGCTCCGCCACGATCCTGGGCTTACCGCTGGCTATCTGGTTGATGCTGGTGCTGGCCGTGGTGATTGCCTACGTGGCGCGTCGCCTGCCGTTTGGCCGTCATGTCTATGCGATTGGTGACAACGAACGGGCCGCTGAACTTTCCGGCGTCAAAGTGCGTCAGGTCAAAGTCTGGGTTTACACCATTTCCGGCTTCTGTGCGGCTATCGCGGGCATCGTGGTGTCCTCTCAACTGGTCGCCAGCCATCCGGCAACGGGCACCGCCTTTGAAATGAATGCGATCGCTGCCGTTGTGCTCGGCGGAACGTCGCTGGCTGGCGGACGCGGTACGATTCTGGGCACGCTGATTGGCGCGTTTGTCATCGGGATTCTTGCCGACGGGCTGGTGATGATGGGCGTAAGTGAGTTCTGGCAGATGGTGATTAAAGGCATCGTCATCATTGTGGCGGTCATTATCGACCAGATGCAAAACCGTATGCAGCACAAGGCCGCCATTGTGTCACAGAAGGCCGCCGCGGAAGGGACATAA